In Oceanibaculum nanhaiense, the following are encoded in one genomic region:
- a CDS encoding dipeptide ABC transporter ATP-binding protein: MTSVLDITNLKIGVPGAGLVVDDVSFSVGAGEVVAVVGESGSGKTMVARSVLGLLPPGLVRVAGGIALSGEAIEDAPWHRLRKLRGGEIGMVFQEPMVSLNPALRIGAQMEEGLTIHRPGMGRAERRALCAEMLRRVGIEDAERCLLAFPHEFSGGMRQRMMLASVMMLKPRLLVADEPTTALDSLTQREVLDLMVGLTREMGTAVLLITHDLGVVARYSQRCVVLEKGRLVESGPTAQVIGAPRELYTRRLVEAIPRPRPRDGAERAGEVVLAVEKLHVTFRRRGGLFQRATDMRAVKGVDLTVRAGETVAVVGGSGSGKTTLGRAILRLVKPSGGTIRFKGMPLLQAGRAGMHSFRMACQLISQDPYSSLDPRMRVGDIVGEPLRLLDGMSANGKHARIEEALVEVGLADYGRRFPHQLSGGQRQRVAIARALIRRPELVIADEPISALDMTIQKQILDLLESLQRSHGFSCLFISHDLAAVRQIANRVIVMQEGCIVEQGETEAVFERSDHPYTRALLEASPALALSRGR, translated from the coding sequence ATGACGAGCGTTCTGGACATCACGAATCTGAAGATCGGCGTGCCGGGCGCCGGACTCGTCGTCGATGATGTGTCCTTCTCGGTCGGTGCCGGCGAGGTGGTGGCCGTGGTCGGCGAATCCGGCAGCGGCAAGACCATGGTCGCGCGCTCCGTGCTGGGCCTGTTGCCGCCGGGGCTGGTGCGCGTGGCGGGCGGCATCGCGCTGTCCGGCGAGGCCATCGAGGACGCCCCCTGGCACCGCCTGCGGAAGTTGCGCGGCGGCGAGATCGGCATGGTGTTCCAGGAGCCCATGGTGTCGCTGAACCCGGCCTTGCGCATTGGCGCGCAGATGGAGGAGGGGCTGACGATCCACCGTCCCGGTATGGGCCGGGCGGAACGCCGCGCGCTCTGCGCCGAGATGCTGCGCCGGGTTGGCATCGAGGATGCGGAACGCTGCTTGCTGGCATTCCCGCATGAATTCTCCGGCGGCATGCGCCAGCGCATGATGCTGGCCTCCGTCATGATGCTGAAGCCGCGCCTGCTGGTCGCCGACGAGCCGACCACGGCGCTGGACAGCCTGACCCAGCGCGAGGTGCTGGATCTGATGGTCGGGCTGACCCGCGAGATGGGCACGGCGGTGCTGCTGATCACCCACGATCTCGGTGTGGTGGCGCGCTACAGCCAGCGTTGTGTCGTTCTGGAGAAGGGCAGGCTGGTGGAATCCGGCCCCACCGCGCAGGTGATCGGCGCGCCGCGAGAGCTCTACACGAGGCGGCTGGTCGAGGCGATTCCGCGCCCGCGGCCGCGCGACGGCGCAGAGCGTGCCGGCGAGGTGGTGCTGGCGGTGGAGAAGCTGCACGTCACCTTCCGGCGGCGCGGCGGGCTGTTCCAGCGCGCCACCGATATGCGGGCGGTAAAGGGTGTCGATCTGACGGTGCGGGCGGGCGAGACAGTGGCCGTGGTCGGCGGCAGCGGATCGGGCAAGACCACGCTGGGAAGGGCCATCCTGCGCCTGGTCAAACCCTCGGGCGGCACCATCCGCTTCAAAGGCATGCCGCTGCTGCAGGCGGGCCGGGCCGGGATGCACAGTTTCCGCATGGCCTGCCAACTGATTTCGCAGGATCCGTATTCCTCACTCGATCCGCGCATGCGTGTCGGCGACATCGTCGGCGAGCCGTTGCGCCTGCTGGACGGGATGAGCGCCAACGGCAAACACGCCCGCATCGAGGAGGCGCTGGTCGAGGTTGGGCTGGCCGATTACGGGCGGCGCTTTCCGCACCAGCTGTCCGGCGGGCAGCGCCAGCGCGTCGCCATCGCCCGGGCATTGATCCGGCGGCCGGAGCTGGTGATCGCCGACGAGCCGATCAGCGCGCTGGACATGACGATCCAGAAGCAGATCCTAGACCTGCTTGAGAGCCTGCAGCGCAGCCACGGCTTTTCCTGCCTGTTCATCAGCCATGACCTCGCCGCCGTGCGGCAGATCGCCAACCGGGTGATCGTCATGCAGGAGGGGTGCATCGTCGAGCAGGGCGAGACCGAGGCGGTGTTCGAACGCTCCGACCATCCCTATACCCGCGCCCTGCTGGAGGCCTCGCCGGCGCTGGCCCTCAGCCGGGGGCGCTGA
- a CDS encoding phosphodiesterase: protein MMKLIHLTDTHFVRAGELLYGLDPKARLDACIADINRNHGDADLAVITGDLTHFGDREAFQALRQSLDALTVPVQLIVGNHDTNAAFREFFPDVPVDETGAVQSVRDTEAGRLIFLDTTKAGTHAGWYDEARLDWLEARLAESGDAPVFLFMHHPPLLLGVPAMDRIGLMQRDLFNARMTPHLPRIRHVFFGHVHRPISGSWRGVPFSTLRAMSHQVWLDFNDDVEGVPGSHEPPAYAIVLVEPEQVVIHFHDFLDDSRKFNLRDVEYGFWDEQEARLSAAE, encoded by the coding sequence ATGATGAAACTGATCCATCTGACCGATACCCACTTCGTGCGCGCGGGCGAGCTGCTCTACGGTCTCGATCCCAAGGCACGGCTGGATGCCTGCATCGCCGACATCAACCGCAATCATGGCGACGCCGACCTTGCCGTCATCACCGGCGATCTGACGCATTTCGGCGACCGCGAGGCGTTCCAGGCGCTGCGCCAGTCGCTGGACGCGCTGACCGTGCCGGTGCAGCTGATCGTCGGCAACCACGACACCAACGCGGCGTTTCGCGAATTCTTCCCGGACGTGCCGGTGGACGAAACCGGCGCGGTGCAGAGCGTGCGCGATACCGAGGCCGGACGGCTGATCTTCCTCGACACCACCAAGGCCGGCACTCATGCCGGCTGGTACGACGAGGCCCGGCTGGACTGGCTGGAAGCGCGGCTCGCGGAAAGCGGCGACGCGCCGGTCTTCCTGTTCATGCATCATCCGCCGCTGCTGCTGGGCGTGCCGGCGATGGACCGCATCGGGCTGATGCAGCGCGACCTGTTCAACGCCCGGATGACGCCTCATCTGCCGCGCATCCGGCACGTCTTCTTCGGCCATGTGCACCGGCCGATCTCCGGCTCCTGGCGCGGCGTGCCGTTTTCCACCCTGCGCGCCATGAGCCACCAGGTCTGGCTGGATTTCAACGACGATGTCGAAGGCGTTCCCGGCAGCCACGAACCGCCGGCCTACGCCATCGTGCTGGTCGAGCCGGAGCAGGTTGTCATCCATTTCCACGACTTCCTGGACGACAGCCGGAAGTTCAACCTGCGCGACGTGGAATACGGCTTCTGGGACGAGCAGGAAGCCCGACTTTCCGCCGCGGAATAA
- a CDS encoding RrF2 family transcriptional regulator, which produces MRLTAFSDYALRVLMYAATVDDRLVTIEETARVYGISRAHLMKVVNILIRAGYLRGVRGRTGGFALASPPEEINLGAVVRATEPDFALVECFVAEGRCLVSGCCKLPAVLNEALEAFVTTLDRYTLADIALTRRDFDLAASAGTASGD; this is translated from the coding sequence ATGCGCCTGACCGCATTTTCCGACTACGCATTACGGGTTCTGATGTATGCCGCGACGGTCGATGACCGGCTCGTCACCATTGAGGAGACGGCGCGGGTCTATGGCATCTCTCGGGCGCATCTGATGAAGGTCGTGAATATCCTGATCCGGGCGGGCTATTTGCGCGGGGTACGCGGGCGCACCGGCGGCTTCGCCCTGGCCAGCCCGCCGGAGGAGATCAATCTGGGCGCTGTGGTCAGGGCAACCGAGCCTGATTTCGCCCTGGTCGAATGTTTCGTCGCGGAGGGTCGGTGTCTGGTTTCTGGCTGCTGCAAGCTTCCAGCGGTTCTGAACGAAGCGCTGGAAGCGTTCGTGACCACACTGGACCGTTACACGCTGGCCGATATCGCTCTCACCCGGCGCGATTTCGACCTGGCAGCATCGGCTGGCACGGCCAGCGGTGACTGA
- a CDS encoding group III truncated hemoglobin, with protein sequence MSDYHSPSKTGIDEAMIERLVRRFYENIRADELLGPIFASRIDAWEPHLQRMFAFWSSVTLMTGRYSGNPMQKHIALPIDADHFDRWLEIFAETAAEICPPAAARLFVEKASRIAQSLELGIAHRHCQLINREQRFYRPKTPS encoded by the coding sequence GTGTCCGACTACCACAGCCCCAGCAAAACCGGTATCGACGAGGCGATGATCGAGAGGCTGGTCCGGCGCTTCTATGAGAATATCCGGGCCGACGAACTGCTGGGACCGATCTTCGCCTCTCGCATCGACGCCTGGGAACCGCATCTGCAGCGCATGTTTGCCTTCTGGTCGTCGGTCACGCTGATGACCGGCCGCTACAGTGGCAATCCGATGCAAAAGCACATCGCCCTGCCGATCGATGCAGACCATTTCGACCGCTGGCTCGAAATCTTCGCCGAAACAGCGGCGGAAATCTGCCCGCCGGCCGCGGCCCGCCTGTTCGTGGAAAAGGCGTCCCGTATCGCGCAGAGCCTGGAACTGGGCATCGCGCATCGTCATTGCCAGCTCATCAACCGGGAGCAACGATTCTATCGTCCGAAAACGCCATCCTGA
- the ggt gene encoding gamma-glutamyltransferase — translation MIRKKLPFTCEKRSASGDLGIVVTNSPLGTAAGSEMLAAGGNAIDAAVAALLTLTVVEPMMVGIAGGGISHIRLSDGRHVVIDALSTAGAAMHPTMFTPVSDRPEQYSDTLDRRNLVGPSAVAVPGNLRGWCLMQEKYGKLPFADVVEPAIQAAKRGFTVSHYLNGAIKEHQADLAADAEIARLMLPGGTPAEPGSRMVMGDYADSLRQVQAEGASALYGEALGRALIDRLQTGGPDAGVLTLEDLVSYTAIEREAVFGTYRGHTIAGPPPPASSGVHIVQMLNMLESFDVAAMGFGSVESLGLLAEVIRIAFEDRRTASGDPDFVNVPVERYISKDYARTCLQRMKERPAPHPSLHESRDTTHVTAADRDGNIVAATHTINSLFGARIMVPGTGIIPNNYMLNYDPRPGKAMSIAPGKRVPTAMAPMIILKEDRPVFALGLPGGVRIFPSAMQAIVNLIDHRMSLQQAVEAPRLWTEGHHIELEPAYADMEEALVKQGREVRLVKTVGGGMNAIAFEEDGMMTGAACWRADGTVMAQSGGLARPGVRFRL, via the coding sequence TTGATCCGCAAAAAACTGCCCTTCACCTGCGAAAAGCGCTCGGCCTCAGGTGATTTGGGCATTGTCGTGACGAATTCTCCGCTCGGCACAGCGGCGGGCAGCGAGATGCTGGCGGCTGGCGGGAATGCCATCGATGCCGCCGTCGCGGCGCTGCTGACACTCACCGTTGTCGAGCCGATGATGGTGGGGATCGCGGGTGGCGGGATTTCGCACATAAGGCTGAGTGACGGCCGCCATGTGGTGATCGACGCGCTGTCAACTGCGGGGGCAGCAATGCACCCGACGATGTTCACACCCGTTTCCGACCGTCCCGAGCAATACAGCGACACGCTTGATCGGCGCAATCTCGTCGGACCATCGGCCGTCGCCGTTCCGGGAAATCTGCGCGGCTGGTGCCTGATGCAGGAAAAATACGGCAAACTGCCCTTTGCCGACGTGGTCGAACCGGCGATACAGGCCGCGAAACGCGGCTTCACCGTCAGTCACTATCTGAATGGCGCGATCAAAGAGCATCAGGCTGATCTTGCGGCGGATGCAGAGATCGCACGGCTGATGCTGCCGGGCGGCACCCCGGCGGAACCGGGCAGCCGCATGGTGATGGGTGACTATGCCGACAGCCTGCGACAGGTGCAGGCGGAAGGCGCATCGGCGCTGTATGGCGAGGCGCTGGGGCGCGCCCTGATCGATCGGCTGCAGACCGGCGGTCCGGACGCCGGTGTTCTGACGCTGGAAGATCTTGTTTCCTATACCGCCATCGAACGCGAGGCGGTCTTCGGCACATATCGCGGACACACCATCGCCGGTCCGCCGCCACCGGCCTCATCCGGCGTGCACATCGTTCAAATGCTGAACATGCTGGAGAGTTTCGACGTCGCCGCCATGGGTTTCGGCAGCGTGGAGTCTCTCGGCCTGTTGGCCGAGGTGATCCGCATTGCCTTCGAAGACCGGCGCACCGCATCTGGCGACCCCGATTTCGTCAATGTGCCTGTGGAACGCTATATTTCGAAGGACTATGCCCGCACCTGCCTGCAGCGGATGAAGGAAAGGCCGGCGCCGCATCCTTCGCTTCATGAAAGCCGCGACACCACGCATGTCACAGCGGCCGACCGTGACGGGAATATCGTCGCCGCCACACATACGATCAACAGTCTGTTCGGCGCACGCATCATGGTTCCCGGCACCGGCATTATTCCCAATAACTACATGCTGAACTACGATCCGCGCCCCGGTAAGGCGATGTCGATCGCCCCTGGCAAACGGGTGCCGACAGCGATGGCGCCAATGATCATCCTGAAGGAGGATCGCCCCGTCTTCGCGCTGGGTTTGCCGGGCGGGGTGCGCATTTTCCCGTCGGCGATGCAGGCCATTGTGAACCTCATCGATCACCGGATGAGCCTCCAGCAGGCCGTCGAGGCACCGCGGCTCTGGACGGAAGGCCACCATATCGAACTGGAACCGGCCTACGCGGATATGGAAGAAGCGCTTGTGAAGCAGGGCCGGGAGGTACGCCTGGTCAAGACCGTAGGCGGCGGCATGAACGCCATCGCTTTCGAAGAAGACGGGATGATGACAGGGGCGGCCTGCTGGCGGGCGGACGGCACCGTGATGGCGCAAAGCGGCGGGCTGGCCCGCCCTGGAGTTCGCTTTCGCCTCTGA